The Flavobacteriales bacterium sequence TTTATTGTTACAGAATTACGTCCTGTTTTTTGGGCATTTCCCTTAGTTAAATCTTCCATATAAGGGATATTCAGCTTAGCTCGCTTTCCATTAGGTTCTAAAATAAAAAATCTTGCCAACACCATTAATGCTGGAATCTTTTGCTCTTGTATATAAAGTACTCTAGCAAGTGCATTATGAGATCCAGGATGTTGAGGATTCAATTGTATTGCTTTCTCAAAGTTTTGAATAGCCTTTTTATAAGCCTCCATTTGCACTAATGTAATCCCTTTGTTAAAGTATAAATGGTAAAAACCTGGAAATCTTTTCAACCCTTCATCGTAAACACTTAGTGCTTTTTTAGGCTGTCCCATCATATCAAAGGCATTGGCATACGTTGCATATACCGTTTTTAACTCCTCCGAATCTGGTGCAACGGCAATACATTTTTGACATGTTTTAACCACTTCATCATATTCATTGAGCATCATTAAAGAAAGTGCCTTTTCGGCATAAGCTGTGACATTATTGGGATTTTGAGCTAAAGCCTCTTGGTATTTAGTTATAGCAGCTCGATAAGCCCCTTGATCATGTAATGCTATTCCCTCTCCTACAATTTTCTGGTCAGATTCAATTTGAGCAAAAGTAAAAGCTGTATAGCTAATCAATAATAGTAATAATATCTTTTTCATATAGTTAGGTAAGAAATTAAAATACAAATAAAAGACATACAAACGAATATCTATCATAAATATTTGTTAATATGCTTTATTCGATTATTTGCATAAAAAAAGCTGATTATCGTAGATAACCAGCTTTTCAATTCTAAACTTATAAATTCAATTAAGCACTTAATAATTTGCTTAACTTTTTATTCATTTTCTTTTCTTCTTCTTCAGCTAATGCAGCATCAACTAAGATCCTACCACTATGCTCATCGATAATAATTTTTTTACGAGCTGCGATATCAATTTCTCTTTGTGGTGGGATTTTAATGTAAGAACCTCCTGAAGCACCTCTTTCAACAGGAACTACTGCTAATCCATTCACTGCAGATTTTCTAATTCTAGTGTAAGCTTTTAATAACCTATCTTCTACTGCTTCAGCAGCAATTGCAGATTGCTCAATTAAAACTTTCTCTTCTTTAGCATTCTCAGCAGTAATCTCTTCTAATTCGGTTTTCTTAGCCACTAAAGCTTCTTCTACCTCAGCTAATTTTGCTTGACTACCTTCTAAAACTTCTTGCTTATGAGCTATTTTAGCTTTATACTCTTTAATTCTCTTTTCTGCCAATTGCATTTCTAACTCCTGGAACTCAATTTCCTTAGATAATGCATCATACTCACGGTTATTTCTAACGTTATCTTGCTGAGATTTATATTTTTCGATAAGCCCTTTAGCTAATTCAATTACATTCTTTTTATCAGTAATTTGAATATTTAAATCGTGAATTTCAGAATTAATCTTTTCTATTCTCAATTTTACACCTTCGATTTCATCTTCTAAATATTTTACCTCTAAAGGTAATTCTCCTCTTACCTCTCTAATAATATCTATTTTAGTATCGATAACTTGAAGTGCTAACAAAGCTCTTAACTTTTCTTCAGGTGTTGCGTTTTTTTTCTTTTTCGCCATATTACAAAATTACAAATATTGAATAGGATTCGTTTCCTTTTCTGTTAATCGAACTGCAAAAGTAGTAAATTTTTCTTTTAAAATCGAAACTAATAGCTCAATTGTGAATTGTTCACTTTCAAAATGTCCTATATCCGCTATAATTAAGTGGTTCTCAGCATCAAAAAACTCATGATATTTAAAGTCTCCAGTGATATAAACATCTGCTTGTTGCCCTATTGCAGCCCCCAATAAAAAACTACCAGCACCACCACATACAGCAACAGTTTTTATTTTTTTACCCAATGTTTTGGTATGACGTACACAATCGGTTTTCATTGTTGTTTTTAAACTTTTTAAAAAGTCTAAAGCGTCAACTTCTTCTTCCAATTCCCCTATTATTCCTGCTCCAATTTGATTAGATGTATTAGAAATAGTAATTAAATCATAGGCTACTGCTTCATAAGGGTGACTTTGCTCCAAAGCTTGAATTAAACCTCTTTCAATATTTTTAGGATAAACCACCTCTACTCTTTCTTCAACTTCATGATGCCTCTTTGAAATATCACCCTTATAAGGATTAGCTTTTTCATTGGCTAAATAGGTACCTTGACCATTTGAAGAAAAACTACACTCAGAATAATTCCCAATATTTCCTGCACCTGCTTTAAATAAGGCCTCCATCACTTGATCTTTGGCTTCTAATGGAACATAAGTTATCAACTTTTTTAACATCCCTCCTTTAGGAGCCAATACGCTTGTATTTATCAACCCCAACTTTTCACCTATCTTTCCATTAACACCTTCTATTACATTATCTAAATTAGTATGAATGGCATAAATTGCAACATCATTCTTAATGGCTTTAATTACGGTGCGTTCTACATAATTTTTACCCGTAATTTTCTTTAATCCACCAAATACAATTGGATGATGAGCAATGACTAAATTACAACCTTTTTCTATAGCCTCTTCTATAATTTCCTCCGTGCTATCCAAACAAACAAGCACTCCTTTAACTGCTGTATTTTTATCTCCTACTATTAACCCTGAATTATCATAACTTTCTTGATAAGCTAAAGGAGCTATAGATTCTAAATAACTGGTGATATCTTTAATTTTCATAAACTTTCTTTTTGATGGTCAAATTTCACTCCTAAAAAAGTAAATAGTGCAATAGGCAACAACAGCACCCATTGAGGAGCAAAAACACCATTGAATAAACTCACTGCAATAAAACTCAACGAAAATAATAAATAAAGTAATGCAATTTGTTTCAATGTACCATATCCTCCTTGCCTAATTGAGGAAAAACCTTTTTGTAATAAAATAAATGTTGTGGCAAACAATAGAATTGTTGTAATATGCCATACTCCTGTTAATTCGGTAACCACTTGTCTACTTAGCTCACTATTTTTTAATGGTATTATCAAATCCAATTCTCCTAAAAAAGTATGAATTAAAGCGGTCAACAAATTGATACTCCCAGCAATGATCAACGCTATTCTTGATTTATTCATTGTGTTATTTTTATAAAATGTACATCAATAGTTTCCATTAAGTATTCCTTGAATTGTTTTTCCCCTTTCACGTACACCTATT is a genomic window containing:
- a CDS encoding tetratricopeptide repeat protein, producing the protein MKKILLLLLISYTAFTFAQIESDQKIVGEGIALHDQGAYRAAITKYQEALAQNPNNVTAYAEKALSLMMLNEYDEVVKTCQKCIAVAPDSEELKTVYATYANAFDMMGQPKKALSVYDEGLKRFPGFYHLYFNKGITLVQMEAYKKAIQNFEKAIQLNPQHPGSHNALARVLYIQEQKIPALMVLARFFILEPNGKRAKLNIPYMEDLTKGNAQKTGRNSVTINIDVNDIPKEGEEAVKKENDFTTTALVLALNSGMDFTKANKKKTEVDLLKGNIETLCSSLEELKADNHGLYWDYFAPYFIEMNKNNYIETFSYIVYSSSDEKYVKKWIAKHKEKIDAFYSWSNNYSW
- a CDS encoding Nif3-like dinuclear metal center hexameric protein translates to MKIKDITSYLESIAPLAYQESYDNSGLIVGDKNTAVKGVLVCLDSTEEIIEEAIEKGCNLVIAHHPIVFGGLKKITGKNYVERTVIKAIKNDVAIYAIHTNLDNVIEGVNGKIGEKLGLINTSVLAPKGGMLKKLITYVPLEAKDQVMEALFKAGAGNIGNYSECSFSSNGQGTYLANEKANPYKGDISKRHHEVEERVEVVYPKNIERGLIQALEQSHPYEAVAYDLITISNTSNQIGAGIIGELEEEVDALDFLKSLKTTMKTDCVRHTKTLGKKIKTVAVCGGAGSFLLGAAIGQQADVYITGDFKYHEFFDAENHLIIADIGHFESEQFTIELLVSILKEKFTTFAVRLTEKETNPIQYL